A single Vigna radiata var. radiata cultivar VC1973A chromosome 8, Vradiata_ver6, whole genome shotgun sequence DNA region contains:
- the LOC106769634 gene encoding amino acid transporter AVT1C: MKNSVSENSFIIESDEEDVEKDLNKGGGDGNDSDSSSYSTENPPQRKPSSYNISWPQSYRQSIDLYSSVPSPNIGFLGTSSLSRLSSSFLSTSLTRRHTPEALPSVTKPLLQEPEDEQHQRRSSHTLLPPLSSRRSSLIKKDSKVSHEVPSRNCSFGQSVFNGINILCGVGILSTPYAAKEGGWFGLSVLFLFAIISFYTGLLLRSCLDSDPELETYPDIGQAAFGTTGRIAISIVLYVELYACCIEYIILEGDNLSSLFPNAHLNLGAIELDSHTLFAVLTALTVLPTVWLRDLRILSYISAGGVIASILVVLCLLWVGVDNVGFHSKGTTLNLATFPVAVGLYGYCYSGHAVFPNIYSSMANKNQFPGVLLACFGICSLLYAGAAAMGYTMFGEAILSQFTLNMPQELVATKIAVWTTVVNPLTKFALTISPVAMSLEELIPSNHTKSFLYCFFIRTGLVLSTLVIGLSVPFFGLVMSLIGSLFTMLVSLILPCVCFLKILRGKVTRLQAALCVTIIMVGVVCSSFGTYSALSEIIKSLRG, encoded by the exons atgaaaaattcTGTTTCAGAGAACAGTTTTATCATCGAGAGTGATGAAGAGGATGTGGAGAAGGATTTGAACAAAGGTGGAGGTGATGGTAACGATTCTGATTCTTCTAGTTACTCAACTGAAAACCCTCCACAGCGAAAGCCCAGTTCTTACAACATCTCGTGGCCACAGAGTTACAG GCAATCTATTGATCTATACAGTAGTGTGCCATCACCAAACATTGGATTTTTGGGCACATCCTCATTGTCAAGACTAAGCAGCTCTTTCCTTTCTACATCACTAACAAGGAGGCACACTCCTGAAGCACTTCCTTCAGTGACAAAGCCTCTTTTACAAGAACCAGAAGATGAGCAGCATCAGAGACGTAGCTCTCACACCTTGCTTCCTCCTCTTTCTTCTAGAAGATCTTCTTTGATTAAGAAGGACTCCAAGGTTTCTCATGAAGTTCCCTCTCGCAACTGCTCTTTTGGACAATCTGTGTTCAATG GCATAAATATTCTTTGTGGTGTTGGAATCCTTTCTACCCCTTATGCTGCCAAAGAAGGTGGATGGTTTGGGCTCTCAGTCTTGTTTCTTTTTgcaattatttcattttatactGGGCTGCTCTTGCGTTCCTGTTTGGACAGTGATCCTGAGCTTGAAACATACCCTGATATTGGCCAAGCTGCTTTTGGTACTACTGGACGTATTGCAATTTCA ATAGTGTTGTACGTGGAATTATAT GCTTGTTGcattgaatatataattttggaGGGCGACAACTTGTCTTCCTTGTTTCCAAATGCACACTTGAATTTGGGTGCAATTGAACTGGATTCACATACACTTTTTGCTGTGCTTACTGCCTTGACTGTTCTTCCTACTGTTTGGCTCCGTGATCTAAGAATTCTCAGTTACATATCTG CTGGTGGAGTTATTGCATCCATTTTGGTGGTTCTCTGCTTGTTATGGGTTGGAGTAGACAACGTAGGATTTCATAGCAAAGGGACCACACTCAATCTTGCAACTTTTCCTGTTGCTGTGGGTCTCTATGGTTACTGCTACTCTGGACATGCTGTTTTCCCGAACATTTATTCATCCATGGCAAATAAAAACCAATTCCCTGGAGTGCTCTTAGCATG TTTTGGTATTTGTAGCTTATTGTATGCTGGAGCTGCTGCTATGGGATACACAATGTTTGGTGAAGCTATACTCTCTCAATTCACTCTCAACATGCCTCAAGAATTGGTAGCAACCAAAATTGCTGTTTGGACCACG GTGGTTAATCCACTTACCAA ATTTGCATTGACTATATCCCCGGTGGCAATGAGTCTAGAGGAGTTGATACCATCAAACCATACCAAATCTTTTCTATATTGCTTCTTCATCAGAACAGGGTTGGTACTTTCCACCCTCGTTATTGGTCTCTCAGTTCCCTTTTTTG gTCTCGTTATGTCATTGATTGGATCATTATTCACAATGCTTGTT TCTTTGATACTACCCTGCGTTTGTTTCCTGAAAATCTTGCGAGGCAAAGTGACACGATTGCAG GCAGCACTTTGTGTTACAATCATCATGGTAGGAGTTGTCTGTTCTTCTTTTGGAACATACTCTGCCCTCTCCGAGATTATTAAGAGTTTGAGGGGATGA
- the LOC106770874 gene encoding probable protein S-acyltransferase 15 isoform X2 produces the protein MSTKGKRFLSVPVLAVFSLMCFVYYSSIFVFLHDWLNLQSSPGTLNAYLFSLFAFLSLFSFFSCVLTDPGHVPSSYAPDVEFSKDNEAPKKCDKCFVYKPPRTHHCRVCRRCILKMDHHCLWINNCVGYWNYKAFFVFVLYATMSSIYATVIFISCVFQKDWDPIKGSSLKIFYYHEGNRAKWLAMKSGQSYRHPFNIGAYRNITSILGPNMLKWLCPTAVSHLKEGVSFPTLRDNS, from the exons ATGTCGACAAAGGGCAAAAGGTTTCTATCAGTGCCTGTGTTGGCAGTGTTTTCGTTAATGTGTTTTGTGTATTACAGTTCAATCTTCGTCTTCCTCCATGATTGGCTCAATTTGCAGAGTTCCCCGGGCACTTTGAATGCCtatctcttctctctttttgcCTTTCTCTccctcttctccttcttttcCTGCGTTCTCACTGACCCCGGTCACGTGCCTTCTTCCTATGCCCCAGATGTTGAATTCTCCAAAGAT AATGAAGCACCGAAGAAATGTGACAAATGCTTTGTGTACAAACCTCCGAGGACACATCATTGTCGAGTTTGCAGAAGATGTATTCTGAAAATG GATCATCACTGCTTGTGGATAAATAATTGTGTTGGTTATTGGAATTATAAggctttctttgtttttgtattatatGCCACGATGTCAAGTATTTATGCTACG GTCATATTTATAAGCTGTGTATTTCAGAAGGACTGGGACCCCATTAAAGGGAGTTCTCTTAAGATCTTTTAT TATCATGAAGGCAATCGTGCAAAATGGCTGGCTATGAAGTCTGGGCAGAGCTACCGGCATCCATTCAACATTGGTGCATACAGAAACATTACTTCG ATTCTAGGTCCAAACATGCTGAAATGGTTGTGTCCGACGGCGGTAAGCCATCTAAAGGAAGGGGTTAGCTTCCCGACATTACGTGATAATTCTTAG
- the LOC106770874 gene encoding probable protein S-acyltransferase 15 isoform X1 encodes MSTKGKRFLSVPVLAVFSLMCFVYYSSIFVFLHDWLNLQSSPGTLNAYLFSLFAFLSLFSFFSCVLTDPGHVPSSYAPDVEFSKDNEAPKKCDKCFVYKPPRTHHCRVCRRCILKMDHHCLWINNCVGYWNYKAFFVFVLYATMSSIYATVIFISCVFQKDWDPIKGSSLKIFYVFYGTMVVGLTITLLTLFGWHVYLVLHNMTTIEYHEGNRAKWLAMKSGQSYRHPFNIGAYRNITSILGPNMLKWLCPTAVSHLKEGVSFPTLRDNS; translated from the exons ATGTCGACAAAGGGCAAAAGGTTTCTATCAGTGCCTGTGTTGGCAGTGTTTTCGTTAATGTGTTTTGTGTATTACAGTTCAATCTTCGTCTTCCTCCATGATTGGCTCAATTTGCAGAGTTCCCCGGGCACTTTGAATGCCtatctcttctctctttttgcCTTTCTCTccctcttctccttcttttcCTGCGTTCTCACTGACCCCGGTCACGTGCCTTCTTCCTATGCCCCAGATGTTGAATTCTCCAAAGAT AATGAAGCACCGAAGAAATGTGACAAATGCTTTGTGTACAAACCTCCGAGGACACATCATTGTCGAGTTTGCAGAAGATGTATTCTGAAAATG GATCATCACTGCTTGTGGATAAATAATTGTGTTGGTTATTGGAATTATAAggctttctttgtttttgtattatatGCCACGATGTCAAGTATTTATGCTACG GTCATATTTATAAGCTGTGTATTTCAGAAGGACTGGGACCCCATTAAAGGGAGTTCTCTTAAGATCTTTTAT GTCTTCTATGGAACGATGGTGGTGGGCCTGACCATAACCCTTTTGACTCTTTTTGGATGGCATGTCTACCTTGTCCTTCATAATATGACAACCATAGAG TATCATGAAGGCAATCGTGCAAAATGGCTGGCTATGAAGTCTGGGCAGAGCTACCGGCATCCATTCAACATTGGTGCATACAGAAACATTACTTCG ATTCTAGGTCCAAACATGCTGAAATGGTTGTGTCCGACGGCGGTAAGCCATCTAAAGGAAGGGGTTAGCTTCCCGACATTACGTGATAATTCTTAG